In one Prosthecochloris aestuarii DSM 271 genomic region, the following are encoded:
- a CDS encoding calcium/sodium antiporter, which produces MLLDSVLLVLGLGLLLSGGNFLVTGASALARNLGVPPLVIGLTVVAFGTSAPELSINLLGAIQGNGAISFGNIIGSNIANIGLILGVTALIRPLVIESVIISREIPMLILVSVIAMIAGNDLFLRSSTGMFDRSDGLIFLMLFGVFMYYTIGDVVKKRRDTLVEEAEAFAGGKGLRDTVMNLALFGGGLAGLILGGKLSVDAAVAIAAAMQVPEVIIGLTVVAIGTSLPELATSLVATFQGKNDIAVGNVIGSNIFNLLLVNGLCSAVRPIAVPLQGGLVDLFMMTLLAFFLLPMSITDGRKIVRWEGAVLLLIYLAYNVWRVLG; this is translated from the coding sequence ATGTTGTTAGATAGCGTTCTTCTTGTACTCGGGCTCGGACTTCTCCTTTCAGGCGGCAATTTTCTGGTAACCGGAGCGTCTGCTCTGGCTCGAAATCTGGGGGTGCCTCCTTTGGTGATCGGATTGACTGTGGTGGCATTCGGTACCAGTGCTCCGGAGCTTTCCATTAACCTGCTTGGTGCTATTCAGGGAAACGGAGCGATTTCCTTTGGCAATATTATCGGTTCGAATATCGCCAATATCGGCCTTATACTCGGAGTGACAGCGCTTATCCGGCCATTGGTGATCGAGAGTGTGATCATTTCCAGAGAGATTCCCATGTTGATCCTGGTTTCTGTCATTGCCATGATTGCCGGTAATGATCTATTCCTTCGTTCTTCGACGGGAATGTTCGATCGTTCGGACGGACTGATTTTTCTTATGCTGTTCGGGGTGTTCATGTACTATACCATCGGCGATGTTGTCAAGAAACGCCGTGATACTCTGGTTGAAGAGGCTGAGGCGTTTGCCGGGGGAAAGGGTCTGCGTGATACCGTCATGAACCTTGCTCTTTTCGGGGGCGGTCTGGCCGGCCTGATTCTTGGCGGAAAACTTTCAGTTGATGCTGCAGTTGCTATTGCTGCAGCCATGCAGGTGCCTGAGGTTATTATCGGGTTGACTGTCGTTGCTATCGGTACAAGCCTTCCGGAACTGGCAACCTCTCTTGTTGCAACCTTTCAGGGGAAAAACGATATTGCCGTAGGAAATGTCATCGGGTCCAACATTTTTAATCTGCTGCTCGTCAACGGACTTTGTTCCGCCGTGCGTCCTATTGCGGTTCCTCTGCAAGGGGGACTTGTCGATTTGTTCATGATGACTCTGCTGGCGTTTTTTCTTCTGCCGATGAGTATAACGGACGGCAGAAAGATTGTGCGATGGGAAGGAGCTGTCCTGCTTCTGATCTATCTTGCCTACAATGTCTGGAGAGTTCTCGGCTGA